A single Triticum dicoccoides isolate Atlit2015 ecotype Zavitan chromosome 2A, WEW_v2.0, whole genome shotgun sequence DNA region contains:
- the LOC119358548 gene encoding obtusifoliol 14-alpha demethylase-like, with protein sequence MEFPRVLWLAFVPIFVAVVSIMMARRATSFPTTKRSPPPPPTAAGAPFLGILPALLAKGPLRVLRDAHAEMGSVFTVRLLHRKVTFLVGPEVSSHFYQGLESEISQDEVSQFTIPTFGPGVAFDVDFVTRREQFRFFGDAMKPAKLRSYARLMVREVEEYFARWGQSGTVDLKQELEHLVTLVASRCLFGEEVRAKMLVEVATHLRELNDGMRLVTILFPHLPIPAHHRRDKARARLGEIFSDIVSSRKASCSDGGRNVVDDMLQCLIDSRYKDGRATTETEVVGMLVSALFAGQHTSSSTGTWTGARLLARANAKHLRAAVQEQERIMARHGDRVDYEVLQEMDTLHRCVKEVLRLHPPAMMLLRHARRSFAVRTSEGVEYEVPEGRTVASPLVIHNRLPQVYSDPETYEPDRFGPGRGEDRAGGALSYTAFGAGRHACVGEAFAYMQIKVIWSHLLRNFEMEMVSPFPETDWNVVMPGPKGKLMLRYNRNTRGMSTAA encoded by the exons ATGGAATTTCCGAGAGTCCTTTGGCTAGCATTTGTTCCTATTTTCGTTGCAGTCGTGTCCATCATGATGGCACGACGGGCGACGTCCTTCCCAACAACCAAACGATCACCTCCTCCGCCGCCCACGGCCGCAGGGGCTCCCTTTCTTGGCATCCTCCCAGCGCTTCTCGCCAAGGGCCCGCTGCGAGTGCTCCGCGACGCCCACGCGGAGATGGGGAGCGTGTTCACGGTGAGACTGTTGCATCGCAAGGTCACCTTCCTGGTTGGGCCAGAGGTGTCGAGCCATTTCTACCAAGGGCTGGAGTCAGAAATCAGCCAGGATGAGGTCTCGCAGTTCACCATTCCGACCTTCGGGCCCGGCGTCGCCTTCGACGTGGATTTCGTCACTCGGCGCGAGCAGTTCCGCTTCTTTGGCGACGCAATGAAGCCGGCCAAGCTCAGAAGCTACGCCCGCCTCATGGTGCGCGAAGTCGAG GAGTACTTTGCGAGATGGGGACAGTCCGGCACGGTTGACTTGAAGCAGGAGCTAGAGCACCTCGTCACGCTCGTCGCCAGCCGATGCTTGTTTGGGGAGGAGGTGAGGGCGAAGATGCTGGTCGAGGTCGCAACGCACCTCCGTGAACTCAACGACGGCATGCGCCTCGTCACCATCCTATTCCCGCACCTGCCGATCCCGGCGCATCACAGACGTGACAAGGCGCGCGCTAGGCTCGGCGAGATATTCTCCGACATCGTCAGCTCCCGCAAAGCAAGCTGCTCCGATGGCGGCCGAAACGTCGTCGATGACATGCTCCAGTGCCTGATCGATTCCAGGTACAAAGACGGCCGCGCCACGACCGAGACGGAAGTGGTCGGAATGCTGGTCTCTGCGCTGTTCGCGGGGCAGCACACAAGCTCCAGCACGGGCACGTGGACCGGAGCGCGCCTCCTCGCGCGCGCCAACGCCAAGCATCTGCGCGCTGCCGTCCAGGAGCAGGAGCGGATCATGGCGCGGCACGGGGACCGCGTGGACTACGAGGTCCTGCAGGAGATGGACACCCTCCACCGCTGCGTCAAGGAGGTTCTGCGGCTCCACCCGCCGGCGATGATGCTGTTGCGCCATGCGCGCCGGAGCTTCGCCGTGCGGACAAGCGAGGGCGTCGAGTACGAGGTCCCTGAGGGGCGCACGGTCGCGAGCCCGCTGGTGATCCACAACCGTCTCCCGCAAGTGTACAGCGATCCGGAGACGTACGAGCCGGACCGGTTCGGCCCCGGCAGAGGAGAGGACAGGGCAGGCGGGGCGCTCTCGTACACGGCGTTCGGCGCTGGGCGGCATGCGTGCGTCGGCGAGGCGTTCGCGTACATGCAGATCAAGGTGATATGGAGCCACCTCCTGAGGAACTTTGAGATGGAGATGGTGTCGCCGTTCCCCGAGACGGACTGGAACGTGGTCATGCCAGGGCCCAAGGGGAAGCTCATGCTCCGCTACAACAGAAACACAAGAGGGATGTCGACGGCCGCCTGA
- the LOC119358547 gene encoding cytochrome P450 76M5-like, translating into MEIELWLLWPTLAVVSLLYCLAITARTGRMPPGPTPLPLVGNMLSLVGNLHHTLARLARAYGPVMTLKLGLTTAVIVSSRDAAWEAFTKHDRRLAAHAIPDAARALGHSDRSMIWLPSSDPLWKSLRGIVAANVFSPRALAAARAARERKVRDMVHHFRDRADTEVDVGQALYGGVLNVLSNALCSVDVVDMGAAESAQGVRELVEDLIAVIAKPNISDLVPCLRRLDLQGWRRWTAIRIDKIFRLLDDIIDGRMAAAANTSTEEKHGDFLELFSTGKIARDTLTAILFDVFTAGSDTMSLTVEWAMAELLKNPAIMAKVRAEIDDALGGKETIGENDAAGLPYLQAVVKEAMRLHPVVPILLPRRAVEDGVEIGGYAVPKGSTVIFNAWAMMRDPAAWERPDEFVPERFLGKADQVVDFRGKAFEFIPFGSGRRLCPGVPMAERVVPFILASLLHAFEWRLPDGGSAAELDVSERFTTANVMAVPLKAVPVVVHISARNGFLQQNSSREDMST; encoded by the coding sequence ATGGAGATCGAGCTCTGGCTGCTATGGCCGACGCTCGCGGTCGTCTCGCTCCTCTACTGTCTGGCCATCACGGCACGCACGGGGCGGATGCCACCGGGTCCCACGCCGCTCCCTCTCGTCGGCAACATGCTCAGCCTCGTCGGCAACCTCCACCACACCCTCGCGCGCCTCGCTCGCGCCTACGGCCCCGTCATGACGCTCAAGCTTGGCCTCACCACCGCCGTGATCGTGTCCTCGCGCGATGCGGCTTGGGAGGCATTCACGAAGCATGACCGGCGGCTGGCTGCGCACGCCATCCCAGACGCCGCACGCGCGCTCGGCCACTCCGACCGGTCCATGATATGGCTGCCCAGCTCCGACCCGCTCTGGAAGAGCTTGCGCGGCATCGTGGCCGCCAACGTCTTCTCCCCGCGCGCCCTCGCCGCGGCGCGCGCCGCCCGCGAGCGTAAGGTGCGCGACATGGTGCATCACTTCCGCGACCGCGCCGACACAGAGGTGGACGTCGGCCAGGCACTGTACGGCGGCGTGCTCAACGTCTTGTCGAACGCGCTCTGCTCTGTCGACGTGGTCGACATGGGCGCCGCCGAGTCAGCGCAGGGCGTGCGGGAGCTCGTCGAGGATCTCATCGCGGTGATTGCCAAGCCCAACATCTCCGACCTCGTCCCTTGCCTTCGGCGGCTCGACCTGCAAGGATGGCGTCGCTGGACAGCGATACGCATCGACAAAATTTTCCGCCTGTTGGATGACATAATCGACGGTCGTATGGCAGCCGCAGCCAACACCTCGACGGAGGAGAAGCATGGCGACTTCCTGGAGCTCTTCTCCACGGGCAAGATCGCCCGCGACACCCTGACAGCCATACTGTTCGACGTCTTCACGGCCGGAAGCGACACGATGTCGCTCACCGTCGAGTGGGCAATGGCGGAGCTGCTCAAGAACCCGGCCATCATGGCAAAGGTCCGCGCGGAGATAGACGATGCTCTCGGCGGCAAGGAGACCATCGGCGAGAACGACGCGGCGGGCTTGCCGTACCTCCAGGCCGTGGTGAAGGAGGCCATGCGACTGCACCCGGTGGTGCCGATACTGCTGCCCCGCCGGGCCGTGGAGGACGGCGTGGAGATCGGCGGCTACGCCGTGCCCAAGGGCTCGACGGTCATCTTCAACGCGTGGGCGATGATGCGGGACCCGGCGGCGTGGGAGAGGCCCGACGAGTTCGTCCCGGAGAGGTTCCTGGGCAAGGCGGACCAGGTGGTGGACTTCCGGGGTAAGGCCTTCGAGTTCATCCCGTTTGGGTCCGGCCGGAGGCTGTGCCCCGGCGTGCCGATGGCGGAGCGCGTGGTGCCGTTCATCCTGGCCTCGCTGCTGCACGCGTTCGAGTGGCGGCTACCGGACGGCGGTTCCGCGGCGGAGTTGGACGTGAGCGAGAGATTTACCACTGCAAATGTGATGGCTGTCCCACTCAAGGCCGTGCCCGTCGTGGTGCACATCTCTGCACGTAACGGTTTTCTTCAGCAAAATTCGTCACGGGAGGACATGTCAACGTGA